GTCCTCCGCCTCGAGCAGGGAGAGGATGCCGAGGAGGACAAGGGACACGGCGGCGGCGCCCAGCAGGGGCCCCCACTCGACCAGGGGATGAGGCCCAAGGACGGGCTCCTTTCCCGACGGTCTGGCGATTGACCAGCTCATTCAGCGCTCTGCCCCTCGACCCAACGACTTCGACCCAGCAATCTCGAAAGGCCAGAATCTTAGCGCCCGTGACGCGGGCGACTTTCCGGAGGATCGGGCTCGCGTCGCCCCCCGTACGGGGGAGGACGCACCCCTTCGTCAGACGGGGGGAGCTCCTCAACGGAAACGTGACGGTCGTCGCCTCCGCCTGACGTCGCCGGACCGACCAGCCCAGCGCGTTGCGAGAGACTAGAACACAGGCTGCCGATGACCGCGCGACCCAACGTCCTCTTCGTCATCACCGACCAGGAGCGCCACTGGGAATGGATCCCGGGCGAGCTCCGGGACCGCCTCCCGCATCGACGACGGCTGCTCGGCGCCGGCACCGAGTTGACCCGGCACTACACGCACTCCTCGCCCTGTTCGCCCTCCCGGGCCACCCTCGTCACCGGACAGTACGTGCCCGAGCACGGGGTCACCGACAACGTGTTCGTCGAGCCCGCGCACCCCGACCTCCACGACGCCACGCCGACCGTCGGCCGGCTGCTGGGGGAGGCGGGGTACCGGACCGCCTACGTGGGCAAATGGCACCTGTCCTACGGCAACCCCAGGATGGAGCGCTACGGCTACGGCGACTGGCAGGGCGAGGACTGGGCCTGGACCGGACTCGCCGGTACCGGTACCCATTTCGATCCGCTCATCGCCGGGCAGGCGGCCACTTGGCTGCGCGAGCACGGACGCTCACCCACGCCGTGGTTCCTCACCGTCGGTCTCGTCAACCCCCACGACATCCACTGGTACCCGGCCGACCAACCGTGGTACCAGGACGCCCATCGGGAAGAGATCGCGGCGGTCAACGAGATGCTGGCCCCGCCCATCCCCGGTCAACCCGGTGTAGCTCCCTTCACCGATGGCTACGACGAGCTCTTCGACCTCCCGGAGAACTTCGAGGACTCGCTCGACGCCAAGCCTGCGGTGCACAAGCAGTGGCGGTTCGAGGAGCTGCACTCCATCTTCGGGCATCTGGACTATGGCGATGTCCGGAGCTGGCAGCGGGCCCTGGACTACTACTTCAGGCTGCACGAGATGAGCGACGTCCAGCTCGGCATCATCCTGGCGGCGCTCGACGACATCGGTGGCTGGAACGACACGGTGGTGGTCCTGACCAGCGACCACGGGGACATGTGCGGATCCCACGGCCTGGTCAACAAGGGCCCGTTCGCCTACGAGGAGATCATGCATGTCCCGCTCTCGGTGCGGATTCCGGGGGTCACCGCAGAAGGAAGCAGCATGGACGGGCTCACGTCCTCGGCCGACATCGTCCCGACCATCTGCGAGCTGGCCGGCGTGACCGACACCTCGTCGCTGTCGGGCCTGAGCCTCGTCCCGCTCCTCGACGGACGGGAGACATCGGTACGCGACCACGTCCTCTTCGCCCAGAGCCAGGCCTGGTACCGAAGCTGCGTGGCCCACCGCTTCGCGCTCCGTGGCGTCTTCGACGGCCGGTTCAAGTACGTCCACTACTACGGGGTCGGCGGCGGTGTGGACAGCGTCGGTCAGGGCCTGCCCTGGGCGCAGGAGATGACGGTCGGGCCCGATGCCGACCCCTGGGACCAGGAGCACGAGCTCTATGACCTGCACGACGACCCGGGGGAGCTTGTCAACCTGGCCGCCGACGTCTCCCGCAGCAAGGAGGTCCGAGACCGGTTCGAGCACCTGCGCCAACTCGAGGGGTCGGCGTTCACCCACAGCCGTCCCCCCGAACCGAGCGGCGGGTCCAGCCATCAAGCCGGCATGATGGACCGGGCCGAGGAGTTCCGCCAGCGCGGTCGGTAGCCAGAACCCGACCCTCGGGCCGCGGTCCCGCGGAGCAGGTCGCGCTCCACCTCTTGTCGAAATTGGGCGCGATGGCTGCAGACGCGACGCCCACTTTCAGCCCGCGGCCAGAGCACGATCCGCGGGCGCCACGGGGCGCTTGTAGGATGCTGTCTCTGGGCAAGCCGCAGCAGGGAGCGGCGATGATCGCTGGGAGTCGACGGGGCATGGGAGCGGGGCGTCGAGGATCTCGGCTGGTGCCCGGGTCGCGATGGTGGACCACGGCGCCGGCCCTTGCTGGGGCTACCCTCGCGGCCCTGCTGGTCGCCGGTTGTGGCAGCTCAGGCAACCAGGCGGTGCCGACGTCCGGCCGCTCCCGGAGCCCAGCGGCGGGGGCCGCACCGACCACCACGCCCTCGACGCTGATGCCTGCGCCGACCACCGTGCCGCCGACCACCGTGCCACCGACGAACAGGCTCTCGAGCGCACCGGCCACTCCGCCAGCTCCGGCGCCCGCGCCCGCACCCCTCGGTCCCGGTTCCAGCGGGCCGGCCGTCCTTGCCCTGCAGCAGCGATTGACCTCGATGGGCTACTGGATGGGAGCCCCCGACGGGCACTTCGGCGATACGACCACGCAGGCTGTCTACGCCCTCCAGAAGGCCGCTGGTCTCGGTCGTGACGGTCTCGTCGGCCCCGCCACGAGCGCGGCGATCGCCCAGGGTGTCGTTCCGCATCCCCGCAGCACATCGGGTCACGTGATCGAGGTGGACCTCCAGCGCGATCTCCTGATGCTGGTCTCGGACGGCAAGCTCCAGTACGTGCTCAACACCTCGACGGGGGGCGGTTACACGTACACCGACCAGGGGACGACCTCGGTCGCCGACACGCCCGTCGGCCAGTTCCACGTCTTCCGGCAGGTCGACGGGATGGTGACCAACAGTCTCGGCCAGCTCTGGCGGCCCAAGTTCTTCGACGGCGGATTCGCGGTGCACGGCGACAGCGACGTACCTCCGTACCCGGTCTCGCACGGC
This window of the Acidimicrobiales bacterium genome carries:
- a CDS encoding sulfatase-like hydrolase/transferase; translated protein: MTARPNVLFVITDQERHWEWIPGELRDRLPHRRRLLGAGTELTRHYTHSSPCSPSRATLVTGQYVPEHGVTDNVFVEPAHPDLHDATPTVGRLLGEAGYRTAYVGKWHLSYGNPRMERYGYGDWQGEDWAWTGLAGTGTHFDPLIAGQAATWLREHGRSPTPWFLTVGLVNPHDIHWYPADQPWYQDAHREEIAAVNEMLAPPIPGQPGVAPFTDGYDELFDLPENFEDSLDAKPAVHKQWRFEELHSIFGHLDYGDVRSWQRALDYYFRLHEMSDVQLGIILAALDDIGGWNDTVVVLTSDHGDMCGSHGLVNKGPFAYEEIMHVPLSVRIPGVTAEGSSMDGLTSSADIVPTICELAGVTDTSSLSGLSLVPLLDGRETSVRDHVLFAQSQAWYRSCVAHRFALRGVFDGRFKYVHYYGVGGGVDSVGQGLPWAQEMTVGPDADPWDQEHELYDLHDDPGELVNLAADVSRSKEVRDRFEHLRQLEGSAFTHSRPPEPSGGSSHQAGMMDRAEEFRQRGR
- a CDS encoding L,D-transpeptidase family protein translates to MIAGSRRGMGAGRRGSRLVPGSRWWTTAPALAGATLAALLVAGCGSSGNQAVPTSGRSRSPAAGAAPTTTPSTLMPAPTTVPPTTVPPTNRLSSAPATPPAPAPAPAPLGPGSSGPAVLALQQRLTSMGYWMGAPDGHFGDTTTQAVYALQKAAGLGRDGLVGPATSAAIAQGVVPHPRSTSGHVIEVDLQRDLLMLVSDGKLQYVLNTSTGGGYTYTDQGTTSVADTPVGQFHVFRQVDGMVTNSLGQLWRPKFFDGGFAVHGDSDVPPYPVSHGCARVSNEAIDWIWSNNLAPIGTEVWVY